Sequence from the Magallana gigas chromosome 4, xbMagGiga1.1, whole genome shotgun sequence genome:
TCTTATCACTTAATACCAGAGTTAATATgtcatatttgattttttttttaaattatgcatTTTACATTAGATGTTATTTTTTTGCAGGAAATAGTGCCTTTTAAGATCGATATGGCTACATCAAATTACGACTCTACCTCGGAAACCACCAACCTTGCTCGTATAGCCCGGATTATCCTTGGTCCCTGCACTGATGTATTACGTGCTGTTCTCAAAAAAGAAATGCCTCCAGCTACCTTGTCACAAAATCTTAAGACTTTTCTTGCCAATCTCCCAAGACACAAGAAGCCTCCAATAAGCAAAACACAAGAACATATCGTTTATGGCGggaacttttcacattttgacaCCACACTGCTCTACTTTCTTTTACGTAACATTTGTTCAATCCCTGAACATAGACTAAAATGGGGAAATAAACCAAGTCCAACAGACAGGAGTGTGTCAgcaaacatagagcgcattcgtTTGATCAGAAACGATTATTACGGACATGTAGCGAGTTTTTCTCTCCCAGATCCTGATTTCATAAACCAATGGAATGACCTTTTTGGGATTGTGAAGGAATTAGAGTCATACATTGGAAGTTGCACTGATCACCAGGACGCTGTGACACAGCTCAAGTCGTGTTCTATGGACCCTGAAGTAAAACAGAATTATATCGACAAATTGTTGGTTGTTGAAAAACTACAAGAAACTGTTGAACATCTCGAACGtaagaattaaatatttttatattctgGAAACCAACGCGATGTTTTGTAATGTTTGTAATGTTCAGTAAATGTTTtttactatagcattgaatgatttgtttttgacgtcgtcgtgtcaataactgccgtcggGTGAGcagacacgacgacgtcaaaaataaaccattcaatgcttatatttacattctcttactgatgaaatcaattatttacttaATGAAATCGATATAAATTGCATATAACGGAGGGAGTATTTTAGTAagagcaagaacagctgttttattaaaccggtttaaactggttatctaatagactgttgagatgacgagcatgaaaatattatctatgaaaaataactctaaaaattttgtttttaataataaaatcaactttttgttgaataactgttaaacatggtgttttgacaacatttaagaaatatattttttcatcgataacatagaaatcactgtttgagaactactaaCGTAAAtttcttgtcaattcaaacgcagtgaataggtgttgcatttagacgcatttaaacatcacagaatttaatggaaaaacatagtagaatgtaaatatagtgtAATGTTCTTAATAATTTCgaataaaattattgataatttCATCAAATCTTCTTAAGCACTTCAATAGGCATATCAATTATTGATTCGAAAACAAACTTTCTTTTGAATATATTTGGATGACCAACATGTTTTCATAGCTGTTCTTATCATGGACAATGGTTGATTTATCATTATCAATGTATTTTTATGTAACATATGAATTTAACTTGAAGgcacatgttttgtttttttaatcagttCTTTATCCTAAATCTGATTACTGTAAATGCTGTCCATGGAAGAATATTGTTTGCTTTCGTATATATACTCTGTTCTAATGAAATACTTGCCAATAGGTGCAAGTTTTAACAGTATAATTTCCCTTTTCGAGGGGTTTTGTAAAACATATGTTCATTCTTCTTTTCAGAGAAAATCGAAGTTTTGGAAAATGCAAAAGTTCCATTTGCAATCAAAAGTAAGGCAACACATATTAATGTTTTAAGCTTttgaaattattacaaaatgtaACCCATGCGCGTAAATATATTTGGTTTGTATAAGATGTATAGAACCTTTGTGCTGGCCTTGTTAAAACAACATGTATGCAGAACGCTATTTGTCGGCGTTAGTTTGGATAAAATGCATCTGTTCATCATCAACTCTTTCCTTTATAAAGTACAGGATTTTTGTATGGTAattatagagaaaaaataaacgaTCGTTTATTTTTAAGTTATGTTTTGAACTAGCGATGTTGAACCTTTTTAAAAGAACTGGCATATTAACACGTATGTGCCATCCTTTAAAACCATTTCTTATTCCTTCTGTTCCAGTTCTCGAAAGTTAGGCATTGTAAAACTTAGAGTGTTCCATTCCAAAACACAATATGccttaatataatttttaaaccatattgtgccttttatttaaaagatcAATTACGATGTAAAGAAAATCAGACTTTTTAGTTGAATTCcacaaaaaatacaatataagaCAGTATTGCTAAAATGTTACATGCATTTATATCATGGTCCAGTGCAAACCTTGATATAATTTCCTTTTAATTAATAACAGCGATAAAATTAATTACGCTTCCAAGATTTTAATTAGTTTTGCTGACGTTGTtcaacaatattaaaagagCTCTCCCAACAAAAATATTGGTAAACTTAACAAAAAACGATATATCTACTAGtctattctctctctctctctctttcgtTTTTCTAGATATTTCCGAATGGAAAGAAGATGAAAAGGTGTTTTTAGAAACTCACAGCTTCCCTTcaatgctggataaagttagaGCCCAGTCCTACGTGACGTTTGTTGGCGTTCCGGGCTCAGGAAAGACGGCTACAGCACGTCACATAGCGCTAAAGCTACAAAACGAAGGATACGAAATCTTGAACATTAAAGACATCAAAGACATAGAAACTTACTGTGATCCCCGCAATCCACAAGTGTTTGTCATTGATGATGTGCTAGGCAAGTTAGGGTTAGACAACGCAGCGTTCAGTTTGTTAAGCAGGTATGAAGATACTTTGGTAAACCCTACCGTGTCAAAAACCAAGGTCCTTATGACATGCCGAGAGATAGTATATAAACACGAAACTCTTGCAGAAAGTTTTCTGAGCAATGAAGATAATATCGTATTGTTACATAGTAGTGGAATTGCGCTAAATGATCAGGACAAACGCGATCTGATGACTAAATATCAGTTGgatacaaatattttgtcaCAAGAAGATCTGGCATCATCATCACATATGTTTCCTTTGTTGTGCAAATTGTTTTCAACTAGGTATAGCATTTATGGTCCGAAGTTCTTTATACTTCCAATTCCCTGCATATTGAATGAACTTAATGGTATGAAAACCTTGTACAAATTACAGTATGCCTCATTAGTTTTACTGATggcaaatcaaaacaaattgtCAGAAGAAATTTTAGAGAGTGGCAATAGTACTTACAATGGAAACATAATTAGTGAAAAGAAATGCAGATTCCTTAAGGAATGTAAAGTAAAGACAAACACAGAGAGCTTCGAGTTCATTGATGCTTTGTCAGAAATGGAGGGAACTTACACAAAGAAATGTGAAAGTGAGTTTACCTTTATTCATGACTCCATGTTCGAAATCGTTGCTTATCATTTTGGTCATCGGTGTCGAAAGCTTATGTTGGAGTATATGAGCAGTGACTATATAGCCAATTACATCAAAGTAAACACATTCGATGCTGATAAAATGGAAggtgaaagtataataatgccTAAAGATGACCAACAACATAAACCGGAAGCTGAAACAAATGTGATCGATTTATCTATTAAATTGACAGAAAACACTCTGTTGCAAATGTTAGGTGAGCGTTTGTTTAGGGACgtagaaaataaagaaattttcaatgtttttggaAATGAAGCTTTGAAAGCGCAATCTGTGCTTCAAGCGTTTATGAAAGTGATGAAAACGAAATCGTATTCAGAACTATATTCTATATTTCTGGAAAACCTCAAAATACACGATTATAAGtatgtgaaaaagaaacatgaaaaaagtcaactttttatttGCGACAAAATTGGCttactattcaatgaaatagAAGTAAATTACGCTGTTTACACGCGCGTAAATGCCATCAGCTGGGTGATATATCATGGGCACCATCAAATCTTACACTACATTACAGAACAATTAGTAAAGGAAAAAGGCAAGACCGacattctttttcaaaatcCCTTTTTTAAAGGTCAACGACCTTCAACCATGGATAGCTATGATTCTGATGACGATTATGGCATGACAAATGAAAGCGTTATTGACTATGACGATTCAGATAACGACAAAAATCGACTGCTTTGTCTTGGCTGTTTTAGTGGAGATACGGACACTTTGAAAGTGTTATTAAAATGCCTGGCTGAGGAAGATTTCAAAACTGTTTTTCGTATGCGTGATAATCCATTAGAAATCGCATGTAGTTTAGGATATGTAAACATGACAGACGAGTTGTTAAAATATCTTGTCCCTTTTAATAGTAGATATGTGATGGACACATCTCTGATTTCTTCATGTACAAAAGGACATGCTAGCATAGTTGAAATGTTAATAAAGGCTGGGGCTGATGTAAATTGTGGCGAATTACAAACACCTCTAATGGCTGCATGTTATCAAGGACATTTGAATATAGTTGATATGTTGATAAAAGCAGGTGCTGATGTCAATTTACACAAACAATtactttttcatatatatacaccGCTAACATTTGCATGTGAAATGGGACATGTAAAGGTAGTCGAATTGTTAATAAAAACAGGGGCTATTGTCAACTTACATAAACAACAGTATGGAAGTGCAGCGGCTAAATCCCCATCAGCACTGACATCAGCATGTAAAATGGGACATTCGGATGTTGTTGAAGTGCTAATAAAAGCAGGAGCTGATGTTAAACAATCAGATAAACGTTGTGATTCACTGAAAACAGATCCAATTTCAGTTGCTTGGTCAAATAAAAAGTATGATATAGTCGAAATGCTAATTAAAGCAGGGTCTGAAGCCAATCTTAAGCCTGACCAAGAATTATCACTCACGACTTCATGCTATAAAGGGTATTTGAGCGTCGTTAAAGATTTCATTAAAGAAGGATCCGATGTCAACCAAACTGAAGAACTTATAACACCATTAAGAGCTGCATGTTTAATTGGCCATGTGGATGTGGTTAAAGAATTGATCACCTCTGGGGCTGATGTCAATTTACATAGTGGAGACATCACCCCACTTTTAACAGCATGTGAAAACGAACATCTGGAAATAGTAGTCGAGTTGATAAAAGCAGGAGCTGATGTcaatttaaatgttcaaaacatGAATCCTCTCACCATTGCTTGTGAAAAAGGGTATTTGTGTATAAGCAAAGAATTGATAAAAGCCGGGGCTGATATTAACATAAGGTATGCAAACAAAACTCCATTAACAGCTGCGTGTAATAGCAAACAATCAAGTGTAGCTGAAGAGTTATTGAAAGCAGGAGCTGATGTCAATTTGAGCGATGGAACAATAACACCTCTAATAGCTGGCTGTGAAAACAAAGTACTAGGTATTGTACAAGAACTGATAAAAGCAGGGGCTGATGTCAATAAGGGCGAAAGAAATAAAACACCTCTAACAGTTGCATGTGAAGTAGAAGACATCGATGTAGTGAAAGAAGTGATAAAAGCGGGAGCTAATGTCAAACAAAGCGATGGAGATAGAACGCCCCTAAGAATTGCATGTGCTAAAGGTAGTTTAGATCTTGTTAAAGAGTTGGTTAAAAATGGAGCTGATGTGCATACTGATGGGGGTCTGACAGATGCATGTTTTATGGGACATGTGCATATATTGAAAGAGTTGTTGAACTTTGGAGCCGATGTTAATCATAAGTCTATGGATAGAACTCCTTTAACAGCTGCATGTGTAGGAAGGGATTTGGGTATTGTAAAAGAATTGATAAAGGCGGGGGCTGATGTCAACCTTAATGATGGAAATAAAACACCTTTGACAATTGCTTgtggaataaaaaagaaagggTTTGTGAAGGAGTTGATAAAGGCTGGGGCTGACGTGAACTTATTCGATGGAAATGGGACACCTCTGACGATTGCATGTGAAAGGGGGGAATTGTATGATGTAAAAATGTTGATTAAGTCAGGGGCTGATGTTAATTTAAGCGACGGAAAGAAAACTCCTCTAACAGTTGCATGTGCGATtggaaacatttattttttaaaagtgttgatAAAATCGGGGGCTGATGTAAATTTAAGCGATGGGAATAGAACGCCTCTGACAACTGCATGCAATAATGGGgatacatgtattgtcaaaGAACTAATAAAAAGTGGGGCTGATGTCAACATAAGTGATAGATTTGGAGCCCCACTTACAATAGCATTTCATAGAAGAGATATTAATATCCTCAAAGAGTTGACAAAAGCGGGTGGTGTTGCCAGTCTACCAAATATAAAAAACGCACCATTGACAACAGCATGTTAGTTAGATCATTTAGATAGTGTTCATAACTTAATAAAGACAAGAAGTTTAAAAAAGAGCTAGAGCTAGCTATGAACATGGCATTCATAAAAATAGATAATATTTCTGAGTTGATAGAAACGGGAACTAAGAACTATCCAGATAAAGCAAATGAAATACTTCTGATCATGATATAATTGGATGAATGAATATAGCTTTTAGTATTTTCCAAGACTGGAATTGTTTACCTATGTCtagttaaatatattttcttattattgTGAGATACGCTGATTGTATCTTTGTTGTCACAGTTATACACTGTTGCTgaatgaaaatatcattttacatttgtatactTTTTTGACGCAAACATACGGTTATTGGCAGATTTTTTAAGTAGTGTTATGAATACgtgatgtatacatgtactttgatttgatttagattttgTATTTAGAAAAAACAGAATATAGATGAAGCTGTTAGTAATTGGTTGTATTAGTTGTATGCAAAGCTAACAACGAATTTATAGCTTTTATTGCTTTAATTgatcaaataatattgaaatgaaatggcgagaaatcaaaattatcaattattttcttcTTGTTTTGCATTTAACAATTACTGCATGTTTTTGATACAATATGTCAGAGGCAACATCATGCAATTTTACTTTGGTCATCGTATAGTGTGACCAAGCATATGATTGGATAACTATGATAATACACATATCTATCCAAATGGATTATCGACGAGCCTTGTATTTTGACTAAGTCTGTgtaaagcttataaaaatgtattacatttctggtgtaaatatcattttttatgctACAAATGTAGAATAATTGAATTAATTGCCAATTGGTATggaaaaactaaaaataaagcCATATATGAGCAAATATTTGTAACAATATAATGAATAgagtatttaaaaagaattaaaacaagtattccttttaaaggaataatcggcaataatgatatattgatagctagaagcaatcaacatgatcagtttgatgtaaaataatttaaaaagtactgtatttttacaaaataaagaatattttgaatctgtacactataatttcatcattataaaccgtcaacaaatttaattttgaaacaaatttgcGAAacgccgttcgtaaactccgtctagttttatattttaaacgtaattattaaatgttaatgtatcttcctcttcagaatactgagtagctagggctcttcaaagagcattaatacgtatacaaagaaagagttgtattaaaataattcaatgcgacggaaaaacattgaatgccatcataacttgcgtttgaggtcgcattataacgtaaccttgtttataaatcaagccgtcttcctagctactattatgcaacatcaatagatcgaggtcagttcatggagcatcttcttatgattgaggtcagttcatcgaggtcaactgcattactgaatgaatctttcgatcgaaattcttacgcgtgagacaaaatgtgcattcttgaattaagaggtcgaactgtattgtatgtatgtttgcatctcttaaggtaaatgaattgaaataaaactgagtaaaatattatataaatactaaaccaaacttcaagtttttataagaactacttatgcaagcgaaatgtgtgcgcacgtggaagcatttgccagATGCCTCATATAGACACAACAGTggtcggccgaagccgatcacaaaaattgaaaaatgataatcaattgtgttttttttttttactattttctttttttttttgcatttacagttatttcattattacatgtatgtttgataaaatgtaaaaaaaaaaaaattctaatagcAAAGACGTCAATAAACTGCAGACAAATACAAATGTTATTTTGTTGTTGCTTTAGTTCTTCAGCAATTCTGTGTATAAACATCTCTGCAATTTTGCGGCATCCTCTGTGTCTTAGAGCAGCAAGGGTGCGAAAACAAAACCTCGGTTTTTTTGCGGTTTAAGTCCTCATACAAGTACATTCGTTAATCGATCATATCATTGGGTTGTTAAAGCTTCTTGGTCCgagtttatatcaaattttgtgtatatttttaaatgatgattatGCTAacttaaagaatatatataataaaatcattgcAGTAGTTATCCCggtcaatatattttaatggaCAAAATAATgatgtacaatttatttttacaaaacaaacgacTTAAAATTGgtatcgcgttatttcgcctcatgttgaAATTCGCTCCTGCCGTCATGGCGGGGATTATTGAATAACGACTTCGACATCGCTTTAGCTAGAGCCTCAATATGAGTGATATTctggaaaatcaaaaataaacgtGTACCTTTTTCCACTATCAAGTTTGTGTTGTTTATAATCGATGCATAACATGAGGGTTGAATAATTCCAAACATTTGGGGAACGAAACAAAATGGTTCCCTATCCTATTACTTCacatgatgcattttggtttgttttgggtttttttttcatgcccATAATAAATCcttattatttactttaaataagTAAAACTTTGAAGGCTgctgtaaataggagaaagtttataattttctaaaataattggTCTGTATGGTTAAGTCAAGTAATGCATCACAAGCGGTAATGTTAACCTAAGGGTTCTTAGCTctggccctaattttcgttcagcaacgaaggacctcttgaatgaaagctcattaAATTCATGGTGTAAAGTCAGATTCGTTATCCGGCAAAATTTGTCTGTACTgaaaaactatgaaaataaaagtaaacataGGGAATTTTGACAGGTTTgaaaagggtgtacatcaaacaatttcatttctttctttcAAACGATAATCAAATTTTGATACTTGCTTAacaattgcaaatcctcttttctaaTTTTCCCAATAAATATACTCTGCAAGTATAGAAACTAGTTTTCTTAAAGACTACTTCATTGTCCTACCGATTCAATGGATATACCCGagtgaaaaattatttgatgcTGATATATTATAATATGGCAACtttctatcaaaatatttttttcataacctATAAGCACTCAAATGATTTGCCTGTGTTTAGTTTGAAAAGCAATACGCTTGAAAactgaattttcaaaaattaacaatCACTGAATCTATACGATATAGCACGTTTGTACAGTAGCAATTGTTAATTCTCATGTTTTACCATCAACAAAGTAACACAGTTAATTTATACAGATAATTTGTGCCCCCCGCttatggaaaaaagaaaaaggattGAAGAAAAAAGCATGTCTATAAATGTTCTCTTCAACATCTTGTCATTGTGTTCTGTTGTAAACTTATGTTTATCAGTGTTAGCGGGGGACAAATAAAAACTTTGCCTCCTATCCTATCGTGTAAAATAGAAAATGGCATAATTATACAAATTGCCTTCTTTTGTTTCATTTAGTGAATAGTTCCCTGTTTAGCAAATCCATTAAGGCTGGTTaactatttttaatttgcagtgttcattaaaaatcaatgacTGTTTATCAACTATATAGGCCTAAATGTTCACTGACTATGTATGGAATATACAtgattgcgcccatgagaatttcacaatttcagatttttatagatttatacCTATATTTGTCAGAAAATTAAAGTTATGAAGTTTCATGAAGATTGAAAAACTCTAAATATCTTAGTTTATTTGGCTTTTAAagttatggatttttttttactgatgaCGTTGTCCACCTTGCAACGTTACGTTATGATTTCTTCAACGTCATTTTTCATGTTAGGTATATAGCccaattgttttatttgtttataatataGAGGTTTAGCAAACGACGTGTACGCGTACTTGTACGTGTAGCTTACAAGTCAGAATTACACGTACacgttttttctttttttcttgtttaacaATTGTAACGTGTACGTGTAAGTATTTTACATGCAAACGTCTTTATGATTGGATACATTTGAATGTGTTAgccaatcattttttaataaacaattttgcTCAACATGGCGCTCAATTCAAATACATTGGCAGCAATTTTAGATGATGATGATATATTGCTTCTGGACACAGTGCAATCCCAAAAATATCCATCAATTCTATAGTTAGAGGACATTTCAGATACTCAGTGTAAGCATTTATTTCGTTTTGATAAAGGAGGATTAAATGATTTGAGATGCATGCTGGAAATTCCACAGGTTTTTCGATGCAGTTATCGTACAGTTTGTTCTGGAATGGAAGGGTTGTGCGTTGTGATTCGGCGGCTAGCATATCCAAATCGTCTCGATGATTTATCACCGCTATTTGGAAGAACAAAATTCGAACTGTCAAACATATTTAATACAAGTCTTGATTATATTTACGAGAACTATTCATATCTTCTCGATACATCGGACAGACCCTGGTTATCACTTAATCAGCTCCAGGTCATGGCAACcgctattaaaaataaaaacagtccTCTAGAAAATTGCTGGGGTTTTATCGATGGAACTGTGCGTCCAATATGTCGCCCAGCACATAATCAACGAATTGTTTATAATGGTCACAAAAGGGTCCATGGCCTAAAATTTCAAAGTATCATGGCCCCAAATGGAATCATTGCCCACTTTTATGGACCAGTAGAACGGAGACGACACGATGCTGGTCTGTTAAGAGAAAGTAGGGTAGAAATTGACATGCATCGACACATGACTACTCCGAACAACGAAGTCTACTGTGTATATGGAGATCCTGCATATCCCTTAACCCCATACATCATTCCCCCATTTAAAGGTGCAGTTCTATCAGCTAACCAAAGGCGATTTAACAAGCGCATGTCAAGCGTCAGAATTTGTGTGGAGTGGGGTTTCGGAAAACTCTTGAATCTGTTTGCTTTTCTTGATTACAAAACAAACCACAAACTCTATTTTCAACCCATCGGAAAATACTATAAAGTAGCCGCATTACTTGCAAATTGCCACACATGCTTGTATGGGAGTGAAATAGGTTCCTTTTTCGGTTTAAATCCCCCATCCCTACAGGAATATCTGCATCGTTGACTTTTTACAAAAACGCTACATGTAATTCAGAGAGACAggagtatttaattttattcatgttttattaatgtaatgttaaatttgatatttattgattaacaattttatctcatcatatttgaaattcatttttgattcaatactTTCTCGAGAAGTTGTAACATAAAAGCTTTTTCTTTGTTCTCAGTTTCTATTCTTTCCCTGCGTTCTTCTCTCTCTAACTCAAATCTTTCTCTTTCAAGTTTAAGCTCCTCGCTCCTTAACTTCAACTCTTCTCTCTTATTTTCGTTCTCAATGTTGACCTTTGTTTGTAAGTATTCCATGACATTTGTAGAAGATGTTCTTTTCTTTGGAGTTTGGTTTTCTTCttcatctaaaataaaaaagttgaaaagtTTATCATACTGAAAGCAACGAAACACAGAACATATAAAACAGTTTTAGAACAGTGTTGGCAtgagaaaattaataattaaattctatTCCAAAATCGGACTTAAGATTCGGTGTTATTTATCTCATTAAAATAAAGCTCAAGGTACGCCCATGttttctctgttttatttacctttgctcaaattttcaagagCTCTTTTGCGTACGTCCTTTCCTTTCTGATCATCCGCcgacttcttttctttttcagtttcCTTGACTTTCTCTTCCTCctcttttaattctaaaatgtcGTCTTATAACGCCGTTTTCTCGTCATATTCTTCAACAACACCTGACCTAAATAGATCACATGTAATCTTTAGATTTTCTTGTAGGTTTGGTTTGATAAACGTATACATTTGGTTCATATaaacttttataattaaattttccgTCAGTGTAATTACCCCTGCCTCCTCAACACATCTTAGATTAGTGCttcatgcatatacatgtattgtaatcaTAACAGAATTTATTGTttagtttttaaacattatgcGGCACCGAAGTCATGAAAATTAATGTACAgctaaaatacaa
This genomic interval carries:
- the LOC117685884 gene encoding uncharacterized protein, which encodes MATSNYDSTSETTNLARIARIILGPCTDVLRAVLKKEMPPATLSQNLKTFLANLPRHKKPPISKTQEHIVYGGNFSHFDTTLLYFLLRNICSIPEHRLKWGNKPSPTDRSVSANIERIRLIRNDYYGHVASFSLPDPDFINQWNDLFGIVKELESYIGSCTDHQDAVTQLKSCSMDPEVKQNYIDKLLVVEKLQETVEHLEQKIEVLENAKVPFAIKNISEWKEDEKVFLETHSFPSMLDKVRAQSYVTFVGVPGSGKTATARHIALKLQNEGYEILNIKDIKDIETYCDPRNPQVFVIDDVLGKLGLDNAAFSLLSRYEDTLVNPTVSKTKVLMTCREIVYKHETLAESFLSNEDNIVLLHSSGIALNDQDKRDLMTKYQLDTNILSQEDLASSSHMFPLLCKLFSTRYSIYGPKFFILPIPCILNELNGMKTLYKLQYASLVLLMANQNKLSEEILESGNSTYNGNIISEKKCRFLKECKVKTNTESFEFIDALSEMEGTYTKKCESEFTFIHDSMFEIVAYHFGHRCRKLMLEYMSSDYIANYIKVNTFDADKMEGESIIMPKDDQQHKPEAETNVIDLSIKLTENTLLQMLGERLFRDVENKEIFNVFGNEALKAQSVLQAFMKVMKTKSYSELYSIFLENLKIHDYKYVKKKHEKSQLFICDKIGLLFNEIEVNYAVYTRVNAISWVIYHGHHQILHYITEQLVKEKGKTDILFQNPFFKGQRPSTMDSYDSDDDYGMTNESVIDYDDSDNDKNRLLCLGCFSGDTDTLKVLLKCLAEEDFKTVFRMRDNPLEIACSLGYVNMTDELLKYLVPFNSRYVMDTSLISSCTKGHASIVEMLIKAGADVNCGELQTPLMAACYQGHLNIVDMLIKAGADVNLHKQLLFHIYTPLTFACEMGHVKVVELLIKTGAIVNLHKQQYGSAAAKSPSALTSACKMGHSDVVEVLIKAGADVKQSDKRCDSLKTDPISVAWSNKKYDIVEMLIKAGSEANLKPDQELSLTTSCYKGYLSVVKDFIKEGSDVNQTEELITPLRAACLIGHVDVVKELITSGADVNLHSGDITPLLTACENEHLEIVVELIKAGADVNLNVQNMNPLTIACEKGYLCISKELIKAGADINIRYANKTPLTAACNSKQSSVAEELLKAGADVNLSDGTITPLIAGCENKVLGIVQELIKAGADVNKGERNKTPLTVACEVEDIDVVKEVIKAGANVKQSDGDRTPLRIACAKGSLDLVKELVKNGADVHTDGGLTDACFMGHVHILKELLNFGADVNHKSMDRTPLTAACVGRDLGIVKELIKAGADVNLNDGNKTPLTIACGIKKKGFVKELIKAGADVNLFDGNGTPLTIACERGELYDVKMLIKSGADVNLSDGKKTPLTVACAIGNIYFLKVLIKSGADVNLSDGNRTPLTTACNNGDTCIVKELIKSGADVNISDRFGAPLTIAFHRRDINILKELTKAGGVASLPNIKNAPLTTAC
- the LOC136275054 gene encoding uncharacterized protein yields the protein MEGLCVVIRRLAYPNRLDDLSPLFGRTKFELSNIFNTSLDYIYENYSYLLDTSDRPWLSLNQLQVMATAIKNKNSPLENCWGFIDGTVRPICRPAHNQRIVYNGHKRVHGLKFQSIMAPNGIIAHFYGPVERRRHDAGLLRESRVEIDMHRHMTTPNNEVYCVYGDPAYPLTPYIIPPFKGAVLSANQRRFNKRMSSVRICVEWGFGKLLNLFAFLDYKTNHKLYFQPIGKYYKVAALLANCHTCLYGSEIGSFFGLNPPSLQEYLHR